In a single window of the Raphanus sativus cultivar WK10039 chromosome 9, ASM80110v3, whole genome shotgun sequence genome:
- the LOC108828073 gene encoding extensin produces the protein MMSGGGNGGNGGDAERWLVTAQKLLLSGDLNGSKTYAIRACEADHSLVDPAELILAVADTLIAGESRIRSDLPDWYAVLRLVRLTHNPELVATQYSRLAVLLNPSRNRFPYSDQAFRLISDAWYVLSDPSRKALYDREVHLSQFGQLGQLGFQLLNQPPQSPHHEESPQHQTVSYHNQNQNQLPFQLHQQSHFAQPSQQQVMPLQQQFGGHESEMIRSGGSSSSSGRDWRLPVEEERSINLNSATERVQPSRRFHDHDRSYEEASSSHRAAAPPPSTDLTWSSKPTPTSEPIALQSSGQFQPPRSSNQAAQLSLLSLVSDQPSVSQPNRSNQTQTHSVSKPQPVSKLFPMSQPSSNPLAGTGLREAPRPFAVSKQPPTSKPFSGSQSSSQKSKPFAVSQPPTTSKPSSVSQRSLNSNPFPVTEPPPQRNSNPFPVSEPPQQRSSNPFPVSQPTPNTKASAVSQPPQTSSNPFRVSQPKPQPPPTSRPIQVSQPQPQPPPASSNPFLVSQPTTASKPLPVSQQPSTSTPMPVTQTPPHHAFQSTSHSQPPVASGGPSPLPPIFNSTQSFQPQPVSASTTPPPAPSVSTTPSPIPVVSTNPSPPQPTGVTNQTQRTDQTPSSDSNQKVPSFWTTCPYCFVLFEYPNMYEESVLKCQTKSCRRAFQAVKVPSPPPVDEEEDSYYCCWGFYPIGFTETAKIPPVHDLPRGFPVHGLHNRSGFTEATKIPVYDIPRTAPKKASRKVYYNEDEDDDEYIDSDPSEDEDDDDDDDDWHVSGTKRRKSVKQSKQKASTKPRLGKPRKVIVVD, from the exons atgatgagcGGCGGAGGTAACGGAGGTAACGGAGGAGACGCGGAACGCTGGCTAGTCACGGCGCAGAAGCTCCTCCTATCCGGCGACCTAAACGGCTCAAAAACCTACGCGATCCGCGCATGCGAGGCCGACCACTCCCTCGTAGATCCCGCCGAGCTAATCCTCGCCGTCGCCGACACTCTCATCGCCGGCGAATCTCGCATCCGTTCCGATCTCCCCGACTGGTACGCCGTCCTCCGCCTCGTCCGCCTCACTCACAACCCCGAGCTCGTCGCCACTCAGTACAGCCGCCTCGCCGTCCTCCTCAACCCTAGCCGCAACCGTTTCCCTTACTCCGATCAGGCCTTCCGCCTCATCTCCGACGCCTGGTACGTCCTCTCGGACCCTTCTAGGAAGGCACTGTACGATCGGGAGGTTCATCTGAGTCAGTTTGGGCAGTTAGGTCAGTTAGGGTTTCAGCTTTTGAACCAGCCGCCACAGTCTCCTCATCATGAGGAGTCTCCTCAGCATCAAACGGTGTCGTATCATAACCAGAATCAAAATCAATTGCCGTTTCAGCTTCACCAACAGTCGCATTTTGCTCAGCCTAGTCAGCAGCAAGTGATGCCGTTGCAGCAACAGTTTGGTGGTCACGAGAGTGAGATGATAAGGAGTGGTGGTTCGAGTAGTAGTAGCGGTAGAGACTGGAGACTTcctgtggaggaagagaggtcTATCAACTTGAACTCTGCGACGGAGAGGGTGCAGCCTAGTCGTCGTTTTCATGATCACGATCGGTCTTATGAGGAGGCTTCATCGTCTCACAGGGCGGCGGCGCCTCCTCCTTCGACTGATCTCACTTGGTCGTCTAAACCTACTCCGACGTCTGAGCCTATAGCTTTGCAATCTTCTGGTCAGTTTCAGCCACCTAGGTCGTCTAATCAAGCTGCTCAACTCTCGCTGTTGTCTTTGGTTTCTGATCAACCTTCTGTATCTCAGCCGAACCGCTCGAATCAGACACAGACACATTCGGTGTCTAAGCCGCAGCCTGTTTCTAAGCTTTTCCCAATGTCTCAGCCGTCTTCTAACCCTCTTGCAGGGACGGGTCTTCGTGAG GCACCGAGGCCTTTTGCTGTGTCAAAGCAACCACCTACCTCTAAGCCCTTCTCTGGGTCTCAGTCTTCGTCGCAAAAGTCTAAGCCTTTTGCTGTCTCTCAGCCTCCAACGACCTCTAAGCCATCTTCTGTGTCTCAACGATCATTGAACTCTAACCCCTTTCCCGTGACTGAGCCGCCGCCGCAGCGGAACTCTAACCCTTTTCCGGTGTCTGAGCCGCCGCAGCAGCGGAGCTCTAACCCATTTCCAGTTTCACAGCCAACACCAAACACTAAGGCATCGGCAGTATCTCAACCACCACAGACATCATCTAACCCATTCCGGGTATCTCAGCCTAAGCCACAGCCACCACCGACCTCTAGGCCAATCCAGGTATCTCAGCCTCAGCCACAGCCACCACCGGCCTCATCTAACCCATTTCTGGTATCTCAGCCAACCACAGCTTCTAAGCCGTTGCCGGTATCTCAGCAGCCTTCAACTTCTACGCCAATGCCGGTGACTCAGACACCACCACATCATGCATTTCAATCAACCAGTCACTCTCAGCCACCTGTAGCCTCTGGAGGTCCCTCTCCGCTGCCTCCTATCTTCAATTCAACTCAGTCATTCCAACCACAACCGGTCTCTGCCTCCACAACTCCACCTCCGGCTCCATCGGTCTCCACTACTCCTTCTCCGATTCCAGTGGTCTCTACTAATCCATCCCCTCCGCAGCCAACGGGGGTCACTAACCAAACCCAACGTACTGATCAGACTCCGAGTTCAGATTCTAACCAGAAGGTTCCAAGTTTCTGGACGACTTGTCCATACTGCTTCGTGCTTTTCGAGTATCCCAACATGTACGAGGAAAGCGTGCTTAAATGTCAAACTAAGAGCTGCAGGAGAGCTTTCCAGGCGGTGAAAGTTCCATCTCCACCACcagttgatgaagaagaagatagttACTATTGCTGTTGGGGTTTCTATCCAATAGGATTCACAGAGACGGCTAAGATCCCACCAGTCCATGACTTACCAAGAGGATTCCCAGTCCATGGTTTACACAACAGATCAGGATTCACAGAGGCCACTAAGATCCCAGTCTATGATATACCCAGAACTGCACCTAAAAAAGCCTCTCGGAAGGTTTATTATAATGAagacgaagatgatgatgaatacATAGATTCTGATCCTAGTGAggacgaagatgatgatgatgacgacgatgACTGGCACGTGAGTGGAACTAAAAGAAGAAAGAGTGTGAAGCAGAGTAAGCAGAAAGCGTCAACAAAACCGAGACTTGGAAAGCCTCGGAAAGTAATCGTAGTTGATTGA